The following is a genomic window from Myxococcales bacterium.
TAGGAGACAATAGAATATCCACTTTTTCAAAAGCTCGCTCAAAATCTTGGGCAAATAATCGACGCACCTGCTGAGCTCTACGATAATAGGCATCATAGTACCCCGCACTCAACACATAGGTGCCAAGCATGATGCGACGCTTTACTTCAGTACCAAATAATTCTCCTCTGGTAGTTTCATAAAGGGACATCAGGCCTTGTTCTTCACCCTTTCGCGGTCCAAAACGAATACCGTCATAACGAGATAAATTCGAAGAAGCCTCGGCGGTAGCAATAATATAATAGGTTGCCACTGCATATTTTGTATGAGGTAGAGATACATCAACAATGGTTGCACCATTTTCTTTTAGTATCTCAATGGTTTTTTCTACAGCTTTTCTTACGCAGGGCTGAATGCCTTCACCAAAATATTCCTTTGCAATACCTATTTTTTTGCCACGCACATCAAGCTTCAGCTGTGAGTAATAATCTGGCACCGATGCGTTGATGGAAGTTGAGTCGTTTTCATCAAAACCAGCGATATTCGACAAAACGATGGCGCTATCTTTTACCGAGTTGGCAAAAGGACCAACCTGATCCAGTGAGCTTGCAAAAGCAACAATCCCAAAACGTGAAACCCGTCCGTAACTGGGTTTGACCCCAACCGTCCCACAATATGCAGCTGGCTGACGAATCGATCCTCCTGTATCTGTACCAAGACTTGCAAGACACATTCCGGCATTTACCGCCACAGCACTCCCACCAGAAGACCCCCCAGGAGTATGCTCTAGATTCCAAGGATTACGACATAATTTGTAAGCTGAGCTTTCATTTGATGAACCCATAGCAAATTCGTCTTGATTGGTTTTCCCAACAATCACCGCACCGGCGGCTCTTAATTTTTTAACCACCGTTGCATCATATGGAGCCTGATAGCCCTCAAGAATACGGCTAGCTGCAGTAGTATAAAAATCTTGGCTCATCATCATATCTTTGAGCGCAACAGGTATACCATCGAGCATGCCAAGTGCTTTTTTATTTTTAAGTCGCCCATCAGACTCTCGGGCCTGTTTGAGTGAAATTTCAGGCTCGAGCCATAGCATCGCCCCTAACTTCTTATCACCCCGCTCTATTTGATTGAGACAAGCCCGAGTTAATTCTTCACTCGTTATAGACAAATTTTGAAGTTCTTTACTCAACTCGTCGATATTTTTTGTTAATAGTTCTGTAGGAGCCATTGTTGCCTCAAAAATAGTTTAATCGATAATCTTTGGAACTTTAATCAAGCCATCAGCGTAGCCGGCTGAAGAGGATACACATTTAACCCCTAGAGTTGAGCCAACTTCATCCTCTCTCAAAAATAAAGTTTGATCAGTCGTATGAGACATGGGCTCAACACCTTCACAATCGATTTCACTCAGCTGTGCTACAAATTCAACGATGCGCCCTAACTCTTTGCCAAAAAGCTCAATCTCGTCTTTGGTTAAAGATAAGCGAGCTAGACGCGCTACTTTGAGCAACTCATTTTCATTCAAACTCATAAAGGCCTCTCACATAGACATCAGCATGGCTAGCAAACAAATATCATTCTGTAAAAGACTTATTTGATGAAAGCCTTTTATAGGGCATAAAAAAGCTTGCTTGCTCAACAGCCAAGCGACGTTAAGTAGCACAAGCTGTTACTTTTATGACTTTTCATTAATAAAATTTTAATCTAAGCCGAAGACGATGGATAAAATAGCTTATTATTTGAAGTAGTAGACCAATCGAGGCAGATATGGAAACCTATTCGCTTTTACAGCAAGTCTTTTTATTTCTTATTGGCTCATTGGCTTTGCTCACAATTGTGTTTTCTAGCCCTTCCTACAATGCTTTATTTCTGACACTCGAAACCATTTTAATTGCTTTTTACTTAGCTCTCACTAATAAAATACATATTCTCAATGCTCACCCGCTCACCTTACTTTTATTTTTTTGTCTTATAATTATTTCTTGCAACCTTTATATTGAAAAATCAACTCAAATATCACAAAATTCACCACCAAAATTAAGCATCATAACAGGAATATCAATGCTTATATTTTTCCAACTAAAGCTTCCAAAAATAATCAATAACGACTTATCATCAACTACGATTAAATACTCCTACTTTAAATACGACATCATGGCTATTTTATGCGCAATATTCATCATATTCATCATGCTTATTTCAGCATTAATAGTGTTAAATATCCGAAACCAAGAATAACAAAGGGGACATAAATGACCATTGAAAATATTCTTATATTTTGCATAGCCTGTGGATTAGTGGGAGTATTTGTGCGCAGGAACTTACTCAATATAATTTCCTCTATACTTCAAATCTGCATTGGGATTACTTCACTAACAGGACTTTATCAAAACACTCTTACTAAGGGAGATGAAACCATTTATTTTATTTTATTTTTCACTTTTATTTTTATTATTTTTATTTATTCAATAGCCATATTATTAATAAGGCGTCGTTCGACACTACAAATTAATGAATTGACAGAAATGCGCGGATAAAACCATGCTTACAAATTTTTTCACATGGATTTTTCTTGCATTTTGTTTTTGTTTACTGCTAACAAACTTTAAAATCACCTTAAAAAACATCACTTTTTTTAGAGCCATAATATTAATAATAATTTTACCGCCATTAGTCTTCTCTTCCTACTTAACAAAACTATGTTTAATTAATAATTCAATACTACTACATACCTACAAAATAAAATATTTACCTATAGATTTTATCATACATATTGACACATTTAATTCCAGCATAATTTTGGCCACAATAGTGACACTAGGCATCACAATACTAATTACCAGCTACACTCAAGCATCAAGCATTTTCCAAACAATTTTTACGGCATCACTATTCGTCATTTTGCTTCATGCACCATCAAACTTAGTTATAAAATTATCATTAATAGGCGCTGGAAATATTTTAATACTATTCACGATAATAAATTCTAATAGCAGATTTTTTTTAAAAACCAACTTTATAAAAACGTTTTATTGGATTATTCTCTGTGATTTTTTTTCGATGGCAATGATTTTAATGATAGATTCAGTCGATGTATTAAATTTATTTAATCATCACAACCTAGAAATAAAAAAAACTAATTGGGCATTATATTTATTTTTTATATATATTGTAAAAATTTTTATGATTCCTTTTTCAAAACATGACTTCTCAGACAAATTTTCTGCACAAAAAATTAATGCTCTGACATACATGGCTTATAATTGTCTAGCTGCACTTGTTGTATTAAGAGAAATTTTTTCTGTAGCTCCACTAAAAAATCCAATCTTTCTCACAGTTATTTTCTGCATTTTTATAGCTTATGCATTGCTTATTCTGTTCAAGGAAAAAGCTAATTATAGGGAGCATAATATAACTTTTTCACTTTTTAGTATTGCCGCACTAATGCAGGCAATGAGCCTGGAATTTTTTGCAAAATCAGTACAACTGTTCATACTGCTACTTCTACCAATACAGTTTAATCACCTATTTCATCAACCTATTGAAAACAGTAAAACTACTCATTCATACTCAATTCAAAATACAATTTTTAAACTTTTTAAGTTCATCGCTCGTGC
Proteins encoded in this region:
- the gatA gene encoding Asp-tRNA(Asn)/Glu-tRNA(Gln) amidotransferase subunit GatA, which encodes MAPTELLTKNIDELSKELQNLSITSEELTRACLNQIERGDKKLGAMLWLEPEISLKQARESDGRLKNKKALGMLDGIPVALKDMMMSQDFYTTAASRILEGYQAPYDATVVKKLRAAGAVIVGKTNQDEFAMGSSNESSAYKLCRNPWNLEHTPGGSSGGSAVAVNAGMCLASLGTDTGGSIRQPAAYCGTVGVKPSYGRVSRFGIVAFASSLDQVGPFANSVKDSAIVLSNIAGFDENDSTSINASVPDYYSQLKLDVRGKKIGIAKEYFGEGIQPCVRKAVEKTIEILKENGATIVDVSLPHTKYAVATYYIIATAEASSNLSRYDGIRFGPRKGEEQGLMSLYETTRGELFGTEVKRRIMLGTYVLSAGYYDAYYRRAQQVRRLFAQDFERAFEKVDILLSPTTPTTAFKIGEKVSDPLSMYLNDIYTISANLAGLCGISVPVGLDNAGLPIGAQLLAKPFDEQSLFDAAAVIEKSVNFAAHRTLA
- the gatC gene encoding Asp-tRNA(Asn)/Glu-tRNA(Gln) amidotransferase subunit GatC, with the protein product MSLNENELLKVARLARLSLTKDEIELFGKELGRIVEFVAQLSEIDCEGVEPMSHTTDQTLFLREDEVGSTLGVKCVSSSAGYADGLIKVPKIID